The following coding sequences lie in one Apium graveolens cultivar Ventura chromosome 3, ASM990537v1, whole genome shotgun sequence genomic window:
- the LOC141714019 gene encoding homeobox-leucine zipper protein MERISTEM L1-like — protein MTANKFQEAIVELVRLATEELRVAVVTEPLWRHCGADDGSRILDKVAYSRMFPNLVGPRQVGFTSEVSRETARIELSPKNLVSYFMDVSNWYVMFYEIVPKARTVDVLMNPEGATDYDGTLQVRYSENDWIVVDVSLDGVHPVPVTGCKKRPSGCLIHELPDGFSQITWVEHVDADCRAIRAMYQPLLDSSIGFGAKRWISTLERRCRQMGNDISLKAPLGEYNQLVMSSDERAQTVLLKLAAKMVLNFNSGISGLTGNWKELSGHSTDDNIRVMTRMNMRDHSLPRGTLISAASSIWLPVPPKSVFDFLRNHNSGSEVQLPMAFFH, from the exons ATGACGGCCAACAAATTTCAGGAAGCAATAGTTGAGCTTGTACGGTTGGCGACAGAAGAGCTGAGAGTGGCTGTGGTCACTGAACCGCTGTGGAGGCATTGTGGTGCTGATGATGGAAGCAGAATTCTTGATAAAGTGGCATATAGTAGAATGTTTCCAAATCTGGTTGGCCCCAGACAAGTAGGCTTCACATCTGAAGTTTCTCGTGAAACTGCCAGGATTGAATTGAGTCCCAAGAACCTCGTCAGTTATTTTATGGACGTG AGTAACTGGTATGTGATGTTTTATGAAATTGTCCCAAAGGCTAGGACAGTTGATGTCCTGATGAATCCAGAAGGAGCAACAGACTATGATGGAACCCTACAAGTG CGATATTCTGAGAATGACTGGATAGTGGTTGACGTTTCATTAGACGGTGTACACCCAGTCCCAGTAACCGGGTGCAAGAAAAGGCCATCAGGTTGCCTTATTCATGAATTACCTGATGGATTCTCACAG ATTACATGGGTTGAGCATGTAGATGCGGACTGCAGGGCTATCAGAGCTATGTATCAACCTCTGCTAGATTCTAGTATAGGATTTGGAGCCAAACGATGGATCTCTACCCTAGAAAGAAGGTGTCGACAGATGGGAAATGACATCTCGCTAAAGGCCCCTCTTGGGGAATACAATCAACTAG TGATGTCAAGTGATGAAAGAGCTCAGACAGTTCTATTGAAGCTTGCTGCAAAAATGGTGTTAAACTTCAACTCAGGAATTAGTGGTTTAACCGGGAACTGGAAAGAACTATCGGGACATTCTACTGACGACAATATTAGGGTCATGACAAGAATGAATATGAGAGATCATAGCCTACCTAGGGGTACTCTGATATCTGCTGCTTCATCAATTTGGCTTCCAGTGCCACCGAAGTCTGTGTTTGATTTTCTCCGCAATCACAACTCAGGAAGCGAG GTTCAGcttccaatggccttctttcattga